TCTACTCGGTCGTCGGCTACGGCGGCGGCGTCCGGATCGAGCACCTCGACCTGATCAACCGCGAACTCACCCTCATGGGCAACCAGATCGGCTCGCACGGCGACCTGGTCGACCTGATGGCGCTGGTCACCTCCGGACGGGTCGCCCTGGACACGGAGCTGTTCCCGCTCGACGACGCGGCGGAGGTGCTGCGCGCGGTGGCCGGGGCCGCGTCGCCGGCCGCGCGGTGCTGGTGCCGTAGTCGCACGGTACCGGCCCGGCCGGGTGCACCCGTACGGCGAAAGTCGGGATCCGGCGCCGGGTCGACCCACCCCTGGGTTGACCCGGCGACTACCGCACCGGGTTGAAGACAGCCGCCGTCAGCCGGGCTTGACCATCATGGACGTCCACGTGGACGGCTAAGCCTGGGATCGACCGACCAGCGACCAGAGGCCGGGGAAGGCCGCATCGACCTCTGCCCGGCGGAGGCGGTTCACCCGGCGGGCGCCCTCGTCGCGCTGCTCGACCAGGCCGGCCTCGCGCAGCACGGTGAAGTGGTGACTCAGACCTGCCTTGCCGACGGCCACGTCGAAGGAGCCACAGGAGCGCGACCAGTCCTCGCTCCCGGCGAGCTGGCGCACGATGGACAGCCGGACCGGGTCGGCGAGGGCGGCGAAGACCGTCTCGACCGGTACGTCCTCCGGGCGGTTGTGTCGGGGCGCCGCGCGGTGACCCATTCCGTCCTCCGTTCTCGCTGCTCTCGGGTTTCGGCAATCGGCTTGAACTGTTCGATCGTTTCCGTACACTCATGAGTGTTCGCAAATCACCGAACACTCTACCTGGGGGTACACCGTGCGCGCAGTCGTGGTCGAAGAATTCGGCGGACCTGAGGTCCTGCAGCTCCGCGAGGTTCCCGTGCCTGTTCCCGGGCCCGGGCAGGTCAGCATCGACGTCGCCTTCGCCGGGATGAACTTCGCCGAGATCCAGGCCCGGACCGTCGGCTACCGCGTCGCCTCCCTGCCCTTCGTGCCGGGACTGGAGGTCTCCGGCCGGATCCGCGCCCTGGGCGAGGGGGTGACCGGGTTCCGGCCCGGCGACCGGGTCGCGGTGATGCTCACCGGCGGCGGCTACGCCGAGGTGGCCCTCGCCGACGCCGACACCGTCATCGCCGTTCCGGCGGGGCTGGACCTGCGGACCGCCGCGACCCTTCCGACCGTGCTGCCCACCGCCTATGCCCTGATCCACTACGCGGGGCGGCTCAGGGCCGGCGAGAGCGTGCTGGTCCAGGGCGCGGCGGGCGGCGTCGGCACCGCGCTCGGGCAGGTCGCCCGACTGGCCGGGGCCGGCCGGGTCTACGGCGTGGTGTCCAACCACGACAAGGCCGCGTTCGCGGTGAAGCACGGCTACGACGAGGTCTTCGTCGGCGAGGACTTCGACCGGCAGCTCGCCGCCGCCACCGACGGGCGCGGGGTCGACCTGGTGCTGGACTCCGTCGGCGGCAGCACCTGGGAGCGCAGCCTGGCCTCGCTCGCCCGCTACGGGCGGGCCGTCTCCTTCGGCAACGCCGGCGGCGCCGCGCCGTGGAGCGCCGGCATGGCCGACCTGGCCCCCAAGAGCCTGTCCGTGGCCGGCTTCAGCATCCTCGGCCTGTCCGCCGCCGACCCGGCGCTGCTGCGCCGGCTGAGCGCCGAGGCCTTCGCGCTGGTGGCCACCGAGGGCCTGGAGCTCCCGGTCAGCGCCGAGTTCCCGCTGGAGGAGGCGGCGGAGGCGCAGCGCCTGCTCGGCGGTCGCGCCAGCACCGGCAAGCTGCTGCTCCGCGTGGGGGCGGAGGCGTAGCCGGGGGACCGCGCGGCCGGGGGCGAACGGTGGGACGGGTATCGCCGCTCGCCGCTCGTGAGCGGGATACTGCTGTACGTGATCGCCACCGAGCGCCTGCGGCTGCATCCCGCCTCCCCCGACGACGCCCGGCAGCTGGCCTACGGGCTGGACGCCGGCTGGATCTGGCTCGGCGGCGGACCCGGCCAGGGCACCCGTGACCTGGCCGGGATCGTCGAGCGCGCGGCCGAGGTCGGCTGGCACCGTCCGCCCTGGGGCCTCTACGTGACCGTCCGCGCCGCCGACGGGGTCGCCGTCGGCGGCGCGGGGTACCACGGACCGCCGGACCTCCACGGCACCGTGGAGATCGGGTACGAACTGGCCCCGGAGGCCCGAGGGCTCGGCTACGCGACCGAGGTCGCCCGCGCGCTGGTCGCCTTCGCCTTCACCGATCCGGCCGTCGG
The Streptacidiphilus albus JL83 genome window above contains:
- a CDS encoding ArsR/SmtB family transcription factor yields the protein MGHRAAPRHNRPEDVPVETVFAALADPVRLSIVRQLAGSEDWSRSCGSFDVAVGKAGLSHHFTVLREAGLVEQRDEGARRVNRLRRAEVDAAFPGLWSLVGRSQA
- a CDS encoding quinone oxidoreductase family protein, yielding MRAVVVEEFGGPEVLQLREVPVPVPGPGQVSIDVAFAGMNFAEIQARTVGYRVASLPFVPGLEVSGRIRALGEGVTGFRPGDRVAVMLTGGGYAEVALADADTVIAVPAGLDLRTAATLPTVLPTAYALIHYAGRLRAGESVLVQGAAGGVGTALGQVARLAGAGRVYGVVSNHDKAAFAVKHGYDEVFVGEDFDRQLAAATDGRGVDLVLDSVGGSTWERSLASLARYGRAVSFGNAGGAAPWSAGMADLAPKSLSVAGFSILGLSAADPALLRRLSAEAFALVATEGLELPVSAEFPLEEAAEAQRLLGGRASTGKLLLRVGAEA
- a CDS encoding GNAT family N-acetyltransferase, with the protein product MSGILLYVIATERLRLHPASPDDARQLAYGLDAGWIWLGGGPGQGTRDLAGIVERAAEVGWHRPPWGLYVTVRAADGVAVGGAGYHGPPDLHGTVEIGYELAPEARGLGYATEVARALVAFAFTDPAVGTVTASTYPDNQASQRVLLRTGFNREPDLDGLLRYRLDR